One window of Alkalispirochaeta americana genomic DNA carries:
- a CDS encoding histidine phosphatase family protein, translating to MNTPIHPRQDESPLLVAIRHTRVEKPPGMCLGRTPLPLAESYDQERKVILENLRKIPLAGAIIHTSPLERCRILAGDLGSALGYAVQEDPQLLEFDYGLWDGRPWEDIPREETHPWMENWQTHPTPGGESLPMMIERVRAFCADLPGDTPTLAVTHEGVLRCLEYLFAGSGAGAGLENFFERPLPFGVIRRYPLPLCCSSQAAPSRFSFHVER from the coding sequence GTGAACACCCCAATCCACCCCCGCCAGGATGAATCCCCCCTTTTGGTTGCGATCAGGCATACCCGGGTGGAGAAACCCCCAGGGATGTGCCTGGGGCGCACGCCCCTTCCTCTGGCAGAAAGTTATGATCAGGAACGAAAGGTGATCCTGGAAAACCTGCGAAAAATCCCCCTGGCAGGGGCGATCATCCATACCAGCCCCCTGGAACGGTGCCGCATCCTCGCAGGTGATCTTGGATCAGCCCTGGGGTACGCTGTACAGGAAGATCCCCAGCTCCTGGAGTTTGACTACGGCCTCTGGGATGGCCGCCCCTGGGAGGATATTCCCCGGGAGGAGACGCACCCCTGGATGGAGAACTGGCAGACCCATCCAACCCCTGGAGGAGAAAGTTTGCCGATGATGATTGAACGGGTGCGCGCCTTCTGCGCCGATCTTCCCGGAGACACCCCGACCCTGGCGGTTACCCACGAGGGGGTATTGCGGTGTCTGGAGTATCTCTTTGCGGGATCAGGAGCCGGCGCTGGCCTGGAGAATTTTTTTGAGCGGCCCCTGCCCTTTGGGGTGATCCGGCGCTATCCTCTGCCTCTGTGCTGTTCCTCCCAAGCTGCTCCCTCCAGGTTCTCTTTCCATGTGGAGCGGTAG
- a CDS encoding adenosylcobinamide-GDP ribazoletransferase codes for MNRYDRPVRLPRQLKLFLVALGFYTRIPVSSRVMAETHLLGPATAYFPAMGLITGGLAAAVWWGAHLFFPPAVAILLSMAAAVLCTGAFHEDGLADTADGFGGGWTVEQKLEIMKDSRVGTYGLITLVLALLLRFHLLLALPAEGMVQTIIAVHVGARFAPVLVIALLPYVRADELSKAKPISKGVSPTSVLLALAITTGVTMALRGRAGLLGLCTLMLLVPLAALFFRKHLGGYTGDTLGATEQVSELTLLAAALLL; via the coding sequence ATGAACCGCTACGATCGTCCCGTGCGGCTGCCTCGGCAGCTAAAACTGTTTCTCGTTGCCCTGGGGTTTTACACGCGCATTCCCGTCTCGTCACGGGTGATGGCCGAGACACACCTCCTGGGCCCGGCCACGGCCTACTTCCCCGCCATGGGGCTGATCACGGGAGGCCTGGCCGCCGCTGTCTGGTGGGGAGCTCATCTTTTCTTTCCTCCCGCCGTGGCGATTCTCCTGAGCATGGCCGCCGCGGTCCTCTGCACCGGCGCGTTTCACGAGGACGGCCTGGCCGACACCGCCGATGGCTTTGGCGGCGGCTGGACGGTGGAACAGAAGCTGGAAATCATGAAGGACAGCCGTGTGGGAACCTACGGGCTTATCACGCTGGTTCTGGCCCTGCTTCTGCGCTTCCATCTGCTTCTGGCACTGCCCGCCGAGGGCATGGTCCAGACAATTATCGCGGTCCACGTGGGCGCACGGTTTGCGCCTGTCCTGGTGATCGCCCTCCTTCCCTATGTCCGGGCCGACGAGCTGAGCAAGGCGAAACCGATCAGCAAAGGAGTCAGCCCCACGAGCGTCCTCCTGGCCCTGGCTATTACCACGGGAGTCACGATGGCTTTGAGGGGACGCGCGGGGCTCCTGGGCCTCTGCACATTGATGCTTCTGGTCCCCCTGGCCGCCCTCTTCTTTCGAAAGCATCTGGGCGGATACACGGGAGATACCCTGGGCGCAACCGAGCAGGTCTCGGAGCTGACCCTCCTGGCGGCGGCATTGCTCCTGTGA
- the hydF gene encoding [FeFe] hydrogenase H-cluster maturation GTPase HydF, with protein sequence MSRGPQGTPRAMRPHIVLAGKCNAGKSALMNALVGQDLAIVSPTRGTTTDPVLRSSELLPFGPVVYVDTAGLDDRGALGSARNKKTRTAVAGSDLTLYTIHPDRWDTEDLDHLVSCASQRTTLAVVTHSDTTRPGQEFLRELQRITGRPPAVVSSASGEGVWELRDELARILESARQKEEKRGGRQLLEGLIGPARLVLLIVPIDLEAPAGRLILPQVQTIREVLDGNAATLVVKDQELPWVLDQLKHPPDLAITDSQVVDRAAALLPPEVPLTTFSILFSRLKGDLPAFVESVYLLDRLPAGSRILITESCSHQVQCDDIGRVKLPKWIRAYTGKEHHLEVTGGTFPEELDCYDLIIHCGGCMITRPQMLARLEDARLAGVGVTNYGVAISHMQGVLERVLEPFNLNGAARSA encoded by the coding sequence ATGAGCAGAGGACCACAGGGAACTCCCAGGGCCATGCGGCCCCACATTGTCCTGGCAGGAAAGTGCAACGCCGGAAAATCGGCTCTGATGAACGCCCTGGTGGGTCAGGATCTGGCTATTGTCTCGCCCACCCGAGGAACCACAACGGATCCCGTACTCCGCTCGTCGGAACTTCTGCCCTTTGGACCCGTGGTGTATGTGGATACGGCCGGTCTGGACGATCGAGGTGCCCTGGGGTCTGCCAGGAACAAAAAAACCCGTACCGCCGTGGCAGGGAGCGATCTGACGCTCTACACGATACACCCCGACCGCTGGGACACGGAAGATCTGGACCATCTCGTATCCTGCGCGAGCCAGCGGACTACCCTGGCGGTGGTGACCCACAGCGACACCACCAGACCCGGACAGGAGTTTCTTCGGGAGTTGCAGCGGATCACCGGCCGCCCGCCCGCCGTAGTTTCCTCAGCTTCGGGCGAGGGAGTATGGGAGCTCCGGGATGAGCTGGCCCGAATTCTTGAATCTGCCCGGCAAAAAGAGGAGAAGCGAGGGGGCCGGCAGCTTCTGGAGGGGCTGATCGGGCCTGCTCGCCTGGTGCTTCTGATCGTCCCCATCGATCTGGAGGCTCCGGCGGGACGCCTCATTCTGCCTCAGGTCCAGACGATCCGCGAGGTCCTCGACGGAAACGCTGCAACACTGGTGGTGAAGGATCAGGAGCTGCCCTGGGTGCTGGACCAGCTGAAGCACCCCCCCGATCTGGCGATAACCGATTCCCAGGTGGTGGACCGGGCAGCAGCGCTACTCCCTCCCGAGGTGCCCCTCACCACCTTCTCGATCCTCTTTTCCCGTCTCAAGGGAGACCTCCCCGCTTTTGTGGAGAGCGTCTATCTTCTGGATCGTCTTCCCGCAGGCTCACGAATCCTTATCACCGAGAGCTGCAGCCACCAGGTTCAGTGCGACGACATCGGCCGGGTGAAGCTGCCCAAATGGATACGGGCCTACACCGGGAAAGAGCATCACCTGGAAGTAACGGGCGGAACCTTCCCCGAAGAGCTTGATTGCTACGATCTGATCATCCATTGCGGGGGGTGCATGATTACCCGGCCACAGATGCTGGCCCGCCTGGAAGATGCCCGCCTGGCCGGAGTGGGCGTGACAAATTACGGGGTGGCCATATCGCACATGCAGGGAGTCCTGGAACGAGTCCTGGAACCGTTTAACCTGAATGGGGCCGCCCGGTCGGCCTGA
- a CDS encoding TM1266 family iron-only hydrogenase system putative regulator, whose amino-acid sequence METRAEQNKRYGFVGIIVENRHRLGARINQILSAHADCIVGRLGLPNLEEGSISIITLIVRATTDEMGSLSGKLGALPGVTVKTGLQSLPGTALTEETP is encoded by the coding sequence ATGGAAACAAGGGCTGAACAAAACAAGCGCTACGGCTTTGTGGGCATTATCGTAGAAAACCGCCACCGCCTGGGAGCACGGATAAACCAGATCCTTTCGGCTCATGCCGACTGCATTGTTGGACGTCTGGGTCTTCCCAACCTTGAGGAAGGATCAATCTCGATCATAACCCTCATCGTTCGCGCCACCACCGACGAGATGGGCTCTCTCAGCGGAAAGCTTGGAGCGTTGCCCGGTGTGACGGTGAAAACGGGGCTTCAGAGTCTTCCCGGCACGGCCCTCACCGAGGAAACCCCATGA
- the hydE gene encoding [FeFe] hydrogenase H-cluster radical SAM maturase HydE yields MSDTIVPRGTFSLEELEELLLGRWPGGDAALAARARQVMADEVGEEVRLRGLLEFSNRCTSDCYYCGIRRSSRSDDQGAPLVRFDLSEEAILEGARLCLQEGYGSMTLQAGERRDRPFIDFVEGVLRRIKEETVTPDLPRGLGITLSVGEQTRETYRRFFDAGAHRYLLRVETSNPRLFARLHPPEQPLERRLQALEDLRAEGFQVGTGVMIGIPGQTSRDLARDIMFFREIDADMIGMGPYIEAAGSAREEMHRQGLLPDTSGAERLRLSLRMIAATRLVLRDVNIAAATALQALSPTGREQGLAFGANVLMPIVTPGGQRRAYQLYQGKPCVEETARECISCTPRRAAWARRPVSYHSWGDAPHARRKEGVFHD; encoded by the coding sequence ATGTCTGATACGATTGTTCCCCGGGGAACCTTCTCCCTGGAGGAGCTGGAAGAACTTCTTCTGGGCCGCTGGCCGGGAGGAGACGCCGCCCTGGCAGCCCGGGCACGGCAGGTCATGGCCGATGAGGTGGGAGAAGAGGTCCGCCTTCGGGGGCTCCTGGAGTTTTCCAACCGGTGCACCAGCGACTGCTACTACTGCGGGATTCGTCGCTCCAGCAGGAGCGATGACCAGGGAGCCCCTCTTGTCCGGTTCGATCTTTCCGAGGAGGCAATCCTGGAAGGGGCTCGTCTCTGCCTGCAGGAGGGATACGGCTCCATGACCCTCCAGGCAGGAGAACGCCGGGACCGACCTTTTATCGATTTTGTCGAAGGGGTGTTGCGACGGATAAAGGAGGAAACGGTCACTCCCGATCTTCCCCGGGGGCTGGGAATTACCCTCTCCGTGGGAGAGCAAACCCGGGAGACCTACCGGCGTTTTTTTGACGCCGGAGCACACCGCTATCTCCTGCGGGTCGAGACCAGCAACCCTCGCCTCTTTGCCCGACTCCACCCCCCGGAACAGCCCCTGGAGCGGCGACTCCAGGCACTGGAAGATCTCAGGGCCGAAGGGTTCCAGGTTGGAACGGGCGTGATGATCGGCATTCCGGGCCAAACCTCACGGGATCTGGCCCGGGATATCATGTTTTTCCGGGAGATCGATGCCGACATGATCGGCATGGGGCCCTATATTGAGGCTGCAGGCAGCGCCCGGGAGGAGATGCACCGCCAGGGACTTTTGCCCGACACCAGCGGTGCAGAACGATTGCGCCTCTCCCTGCGGATGATCGCCGCCACACGACTCGTTTTGAGGGATGTGAATATCGCTGCCGCCACGGCCCTGCAGGCCCTTTCACCGACAGGACGGGAACAGGGACTCGCCTTTGGCGCCAACGTACTAATGCCAATCGTTACTCCCGGTGGTCAGCGCAGGGCCTACCAGCTCTACCAGGGAAAACCCTGCGTGGAGGAGACGGCTCGGGAGTGCATTTCCTGTACTCCCCGCCGTGCGGCCTGGGCCCGGCGCCCTGTGTCGTATCATTCCTGGGGAGACGCCCCCCACGCCCGGCGGAAGGAAGGAGTATTCCATGACTGA
- the hydG gene encoding [FeFe] hydrogenase H-cluster radical SAM maturase HydG yields MAISAPARDLQWSRSIVKPQEVEKYLDSQGQDFIDEQAIFRALEETRNPDPRTVRDILDKSRAIQTLTPRETAVLLNVEDPEMLEEMAQTGLEIKLKVYDNRIVTFAPLYMANHCVNSCSYCGFRRENTEMHRRHLTMEEIRREASALAGSFGHKRLVVVYGEHPLTDIDYLEESINAVYGVRVPTRRGHANIRRVNVNCAPLDITSLKRLREVGLGTYQVFQESYHRDTYRRVHGTKSLKADYRWRLYAMHRAQDAQVDDVGLGVLFGLYDWKFEVMGLLSHVRALESTDCGIGAHTISFPRLEPAHNAPLTRSSRYAVSDADFLKIITVLRLAVPYTGLICTARETRDIRNQAVLRGITQMDASTRIGLGAYSSGHQNDLGAIPSEQPAKGDQAGRDAYSQKEEEQQFLLGDPRTVEELVRDLASLGFISSFCTAGYRIGRRGERIMRLLRSCSEGNYCKLNAIITFREWLDDFATPETRKIGEALIQQELAGAKQRTPALHTKFLDYYKRTSEGARDLYV; encoded by the coding sequence ATGGCGATCTCAGCCCCAGCCCGCGACCTCCAGTGGTCCCGGAGCATTGTAAAACCCCAAGAAGTAGAGAAATACCTGGACAGCCAGGGCCAGGACTTTATTGATGAGCAGGCGATCTTTCGTGCCCTGGAAGAGACGCGAAACCCCGATCCCCGGACCGTGCGAGATATCCTGGACAAGTCCCGGGCTATTCAGACCCTGACACCCCGGGAAACGGCGGTTCTTCTGAACGTGGAAGACCCGGAGATGCTGGAAGAGATGGCCCAGACCGGGCTGGAGATAAAACTCAAGGTCTACGACAACCGGATCGTCACCTTTGCGCCCCTCTATATGGCAAACCACTGCGTGAACAGCTGCAGCTACTGCGGCTTTCGCCGGGAAAACACCGAGATGCACCGGCGGCACCTGACCATGGAAGAGATTCGCCGCGAGGCATCGGCCCTGGCGGGGTCTTTCGGCCACAAGCGGTTGGTCGTGGTCTACGGCGAGCACCCCCTCACCGACATCGACTATCTTGAGGAAAGCATCAACGCCGTCTATGGTGTGCGCGTCCCTACTCGTCGGGGCCACGCCAATATCCGCCGGGTAAACGTGAACTGCGCGCCTCTGGATATCACCTCCCTGAAACGGCTCCGCGAGGTCGGCCTGGGAACGTACCAGGTCTTTCAGGAGTCCTACCACCGCGACACCTACCGCCGCGTTCACGGAACGAAGAGTCTCAAGGCAGACTACCGCTGGAGGCTCTACGCGATGCACCGGGCGCAGGATGCCCAGGTGGACGATGTGGGGCTGGGCGTGCTTTTCGGCCTCTACGACTGGAAGTTCGAGGTTATGGGGCTCCTGAGCCATGTCCGGGCCCTGGAAAGCACCGACTGCGGGATCGGCGCGCACACCATCAGTTTTCCCCGTCTTGAACCGGCTCATAACGCGCCCCTGACTCGCTCAAGCCGCTACGCCGTGAGCGATGCCGATTTTCTGAAGATCATCACCGTCCTTCGCCTGGCCGTGCCCTACACAGGGCTCATCTGTACCGCCCGGGAAACCCGGGACATCCGGAATCAGGCGGTGCTTCGGGGCATAACCCAGATGGATGCCTCCACCAGAATAGGGTTGGGAGCCTACAGCTCCGGCCACCAGAATGACCTCGGGGCGATCCCCTCGGAGCAGCCTGCAAAGGGAGATCAGGCCGGCCGGGACGCCTACAGCCAAAAAGAAGAAGAACAGCAGTTTCTCCTGGGGGACCCCCGCACGGTGGAGGAGCTGGTTCGGGATCTGGCCTCCCTGGGGTTCATCAGCAGCTTCTGCACCGCCGGATACCGGATCGGCCGCCGGGGAGAGCGAATCATGCGTCTTCTGCGGAGCTGCAGCGAGGGAAACTACTGTAAACTCAACGCGATTATAACCTTCCGGGAGTGGCTCGACGATTTCGCTACCCCCGAAACGAGAAAGATCGGCGAGGCATTGATCCAGCAGGAGCTGGCGGGAGCAAAACAAAGGACGCCTGCGTTGCACACAAAGTTTCTGGACTATTACAAGCGAACCAGCGAAGGCGCGAGGGATCTCTATGTCTGA
- a CDS encoding DUF3187 family protein yields MMLFCSHRFIRVGLTRFRPVLELSLILFLTSLPAVAGESPQSAPEPDSRVRQEMLLAPLVGRNMHPLFLAVPPLPARRSALLEPGEQEISSAVHWGNNFTMEGLQSDRTTVDLELDSEALYSGIAWAQGLPGGREAHLGFDISWHFGGAMDPHISNFHHFFGFPDGSREIRPHYSCRMVVFQDDERILDEKGPLLPLVHLSVEVRQAILSRRSLGPGVFHLSLGVLGAQPVPVGERRHPLSANFPSGAFRLYGGYQSGPWTGEFAGGVAAVSRPAYLGSGNFHPLIVPFDATLGRALGNRASLVVTVSGSTSPFRLGYDRTDRHSATVNVGTRLALSERDVLQLSFTEEFFTFAATDIGFHLGWNRRI; encoded by the coding sequence ATGATGCTTTTCTGCAGCCACCGCTTCATCAGAGTTGGTCTCACCCGATTCAGGCCCGTCCTGGAGCTCTCCCTGATCCTCTTCCTCACCAGCCTGCCCGCCGTGGCCGGGGAATCCCCGCAGTCTGCTCCCGAGCCCGATTCCCGGGTCAGACAGGAGATGCTTCTGGCTCCCCTGGTGGGCCGGAACATGCATCCTCTCTTTCTTGCCGTGCCCCCTCTCCCTGCCCGCCGGTCGGCACTCCTGGAGCCGGGAGAGCAGGAGATATCCTCCGCTGTTCATTGGGGGAACAACTTCACCATGGAAGGGCTTCAGAGTGATCGAACCACGGTAGATCTGGAGCTGGATTCGGAAGCCCTCTACAGCGGGATAGCCTGGGCTCAAGGTCTTCCGGGCGGCAGGGAGGCTCACCTCGGGTTTGACATCTCCTGGCATTTTGGAGGGGCCATGGACCCCCATATCTCGAACTTCCATCATTTCTTCGGGTTTCCCGACGGAAGCCGGGAAATACGCCCTCACTATAGTTGCAGGATGGTGGTTTTTCAGGATGACGAGCGAATACTCGACGAGAAAGGCCCTCTCTTGCCTCTGGTTCACCTTTCGGTGGAGGTTCGCCAGGCGATCCTCTCGCGAAGGTCGCTGGGGCCGGGGGTTTTTCACCTCTCCCTGGGGGTTCTGGGAGCGCAGCCGGTTCCCGTGGGCGAGAGAAGGCATCCCCTTTCGGCAAACTTCCCCTCGGGGGCTTTTCGCCTCTACGGAGGATATCAAAGTGGTCCCTGGACAGGGGAGTTTGCCGGAGGGGTTGCTGCCGTCTCCCGGCCCGCCTACCTGGGGTCCGGCAACTTTCACCCCCTGATCGTTCCCTTCGATGCAACCCTTGGGCGGGCCTTGGGGAATCGCGCTTCCCTGGTTGTGACTGTCTCCGGTTCAACCAGTCCTTTCCGTCTCGGCTATGACCGAACGGACCGCCATAGCGCGACAGTGAATGTGGGAACCCGTCTGGCCCTGTCAGAGAGGGATGTTCTGCAGCTGAGTTTTACCGAAGAGTTTTTTACCTTCGCGGCCACGGATATCGGGTTTCACCTTGGATGGAATCGGAGAATATAA